The nucleotide sequence GAGCAGAAACTTTATGGAAAAACCATAGATATATCTGAAACAGGTATATCTATAAAATTAGAAAAACCTATTTGTATAGATCCAAATGAAAATTACAGTATAGGAGTAAAGACAGCTAGAAATTCAGCTGAATTTTCAGGAAAAATAGTTAGAGTTGATAATTTTAAAGATGGTCATAAATACGCGTTTAACATTACTGAAATTGATGAGAAAAACTTTTCAGAGTTAATACTAATACTATATGATAGAGTACCTCCGTCTCCTGAAAAGCAAAAAAGAGACTATATGACTGTTAATGTATTAAGAAATATAATAAATAGGAAAAAAAGGATTGTACCGTTAAATAGAAAACTTCCAAGAGTCAAAATTGACAAAAAAGTAAAAATATTAGTTTCAAAAAATGAAGAAGGAATACATGTGGTGGATTTTAATTACATGTATATTGCAGTTAAATGTGTGCAGGAATACGATAGTTTTATTCTTCCATTATCAGAGAAATTTAATATTAATCTTAATTGCACCTACGATAAAACACTTTCTGAGAGAAATAGAAAAAAGGTATCGATATACAAGGTGACAAATTACGATGAATTTAAGGATCATGATTTGCTAGAGTTATTAAAAGCTGTTCCTGTATATAACGAAGAATTGAATATACATGAGAAAGTAGCTGCTGTGAAGTAATAAATGGTTAAAAATTTTAAAAGCACAATATAGAAATACTTTAATTTTTGCAAAAAATAAACATGCATATCACCAGGTTCACTGGGGAAAATAAAGTTGAGGTGATAGCATATGAAAAAGATTGGAGTAGAAAGTGGATTATCTGCAATAGCAGATTATCTAAAGAATGAAGGATATTCAGTAGAACTTTTAGGTGGAAATCTTGAGAATAATGCTGCAAAATGCGATAGCTTTGATGCAGTTGTTACAGCAGATTATAATACCAACATGATGGGATTTTGCAATACATCAACAAAAACTCCTATTGTTAATGCCAGCGGTTTGACAAGAGAAGAAGTAAAAAATATGATTGAACAAAAAACAAGTAGATAATAGTTAAAAGCCTCCTTTGCTAAACTTCAATAAGATTTTATTGAAAGATAGCTTAGGAGGTTTATTTATATTATTCTTGAAATTATTCTAAAAATATATATACATATAGATGTTATGAGTGGGAAAAATAAAAAATGGATCTGAAGTTGTGATTTTATTAAGAAGAATATAAAAAAAGGAGATGCTTATTTATGAAGAGTAAACCAGATGATAGAAGAGATAATGTTGATAGAATTCAACAAAGCATAGACAATACAATTGAGAACATTCATGAGACAAATGAAATGATTGAAAATACTAATAGAGAAAAAAATAAAGACGATTTAAAGGCTAAAAATTGTAGAAGAGAAGCAGCACTAGATGAGTTTAAATCAGAAATTAAGGATGAAGCTAGGGCTAAAGAAAAAGGATACAAATAAACATTTTATTTTAAGAAGGGTGATTTATATAACCACCCTTTATTTGTTAATTAAATCCAAATACTTTTCTTGATAATGAATAACCTAATAGTATAATTTTTCTTCCAACAAAACCTTTAATTTGAATTAGTAGTCCTAAAAATGATTTATTTACTTCGAAGTATAATTTTCTGTTTTTGGAATGTAAATAAGACCAAAGTTCTCGTTTTTTGTTAAGACTCTGTTCTGTATTGTCCTTTATTAAGAGAACAGTACTAACAGTCATCATCATTACTAAGTATTTAACCATGTATTTGCGGAGTTTTTTGCAGTTTAAGAGCATAGGATTATAGCAGTCAATAAGTATTTTTGTTACTTTGATCTGCTGATCTATACGTTTAATCATTACTTTTTCATTAACGGATTGATCTTCTCTTCCAATGAAGTATCTGTATAAATCTACATCTAAATAGTACATTGTTTTTACATATGGAAGTGGCTTGTATACAAAAATATTATCCACATAAAATGTATGTTTAGGAAGATCTAAGTTGCACTCACGAAGAAGCTCTGTACGATAAATAACTGAGTGCATTAATATATTTTGGCTACTTTTAAGATGTCCTAAGCTGTCCCAGGTGAATATTTTTTCTTTTGGCATTGCACCTTTATAATTAATACTTCTAGATTTGTTAATACTGAAGTTTTCATACACATAATTTGAAATAAGCATATCCAGTGATTTAGAGTCTTTTATCATGTTCTTCAATACTTCAAGTACCTTTTTTAAACTAGCTTTATCAAACCAATCATCACTGTCTAAAACTTTAAAGTATACTCCCTTTGAATGTTTAAGACCAGTGTTTATTGCGTCGCCGTGACCGCCATTTTCTTTATGTATAACGCGTATTGTATTAGGATATTTTTTTTCGTATTCGTCAGCAATAATTGAAGTATTGTCCATAGAACCGTCGTTTACAATTAAAATTTCTAATTCCTCGTCTCCAATTAGCAGGGATTCTATGGCTCTGTCCATATATTCGGCTGAATTGTAACAAGGGATTACTACAGTAAGAACTTTCATTTATACCTCCTGATTGATAAATTTAAATGCTTTATAAAGCTGTAAATAATAAGATAATTGCCATGTTAATTCTGCCAATATTACGCCTCCGAAAACGTCTATTATAACATGCTGCTTTGTTGTTAAAGTTGAAACACATATCATAATTGCTATAAATAATGACAAGTAGCGATACCAGACAGGAATAGTTTTACAATTTCTAATTCCAGCAAAACAATACCAACTAACCAAGCAGTGGATAGATGGAAAGAGATTATTTGCTGCATCTACACTATACAAAAACTTAAGCATGTCCACAAAAATACCAGAGGAAACAATATGCGGTCTTATATTAGTTGTGGGATATACTATATATATAATACCACATATTAGTTTACCGAGTAAGTCAGCCATTATAAGGCGGTAACAAACATTCTTATTTACTTTGCTAATCAATATGTAATTAATAATCCAAAATATATAACTTCCCAAATAAATAACAGTAAAAATAGGTACAACTGGAATTTTATTATCCAAATAAGATGTTAAATTGTGAAAAACAGCATCCTTGTAAAATAGACGTGCACCTGAATACACTGAAAAATTAAAAATTACGCATAAAATTAAAGGTTTAATAGCATATTCTGGTATGTAGTTATATATTCTTTTCATCAACCTCATAATAGACTCCTCTTAAAATTATAAATATATTTGTATAATTGCTTAGTTTACATTTAAAAATATTCACTATAATATATATTACTAAATAACTTTAAGTATAATGTCTTATGTTATGTTTAGTCAAGATGCTATAATAAATATTAACTTAATTTTATCACTAAAAAGACAATAATTTGTATTTGTTTCCGTAATATTCATATGGAATTTATTAAATGTTTATAATTATGGTGGATTAGTCTATAATATAATAAGAGTATTATTTTATTGGAGGAAGCTATGGAAAATATAAAAGGTAAAAATAATTTGTATGAGCAATTTTTAAGATATTCCTACTGGGAATTAAAAGAGTTATTTAAAAAAGCAAAAACAAAAGAAGAACAGGATTTTTACATGATGCTCTCCGATATGGTATTGCAAAAAGAGCAGGAGAAGGTTATAGGAAAGCAGTAATGGCTACATATACTATATTTGCAGGGGTTAATGGTGTAGGTAAGACCTCAATATATGAGTCCATTTATTATAGAGAAAATAAGAATGAGAAAAGAATAAACACAGATGAAATGGTAGCGAAAATAGGCTCGTGGCATGATAATGCCCTCCAAATTAAATGTGCAAGACAAGCAGTAAGGCGTATAAATTGCTATATAAGGAATGATGTGTCCTTTAATCAAGAAACAACGCTTTCTGGTAAAAGTATTGTAAAACACATAAAAAAGGCTAAACAAAGAGGATTTTATATAATTATGAATTTTATTTGTGTAGATAATGTACAGATTGCAAAAGAGAGAGTTAAGCTTAGAGTTTTAAAAGGTGGACATGGAATAGAGGAAGATACCATAGAAAGACGATATTATAAATCACTAGAAAATTTAAAGAAAGTGTTCCATTTATGTAATGAAATAAACATATATGATAATACAGATAAATTTAAACATATAGCGTATGTATGCGATGGTGTAATTATATGGAAAAGAAGTTTCATTCCAGAGTGGAGTAGAGATATTTTAAAATAAAGCTGGCTTGATATTAGTTTATTAGGCTGGCTTTTGTTGTATATCAATAAATATTAATACACAAAATATAATTGCTAGAGACTATATTATAAGGGAGGAGTAAAAATTGAAAAATAACATAATTCAAATAGATAAGTTAGGGTTTCAGTGGAAAGGACATGATCCATTTTTATACTGTATGCACCATAAGGATGCATATCCAGAAGGCAATGATGAGATGGGACCAAGGGTTTCTTTAAGTGGAAGAGATCTTGGCGATGATTTTAGTTATAAAGACGGTTTTAGTATGTACCATGGTGCTTCTGTTCCAGGTTTTCCGAAGCATCCTCATAGAGGTTTTGAAACTGTGACAATTGTGCTTAAAGGATATGTTGATCATGCAGATTCAAGTGGTGCTTTAGGTCGTTATGGAGCTGGTGACGTACAGTGGCTCACATCAGGTAGAGGATGTAACCACTCTGAGATGTTTCCACTTTTAAACACAGAAGAAGATAATCCTTTAGAATTATTTCAAATATGGCTAAACCTCCCAAGTAAAGATAAGTTTGTAGAGCCTCACTATAAGATGCTTTGGGCTGAGGAAATTCCAGTTATAGAGTTGAAGGATACTAATAAAAAAATAAGTACTATGCGAATTATTTCAGGTTCATATAATAATATTAAAAGTTTGCAGCCGTCGCCAAACTCCTGGGCAAAGGATGAAAATAATAATGTAAATATATTTGTTATCAGTATGGAAGCTGGTGCTTTACTTGAACTTCCTAGAATATCTTCTACATTAAACAGAACGCTTTATTATTATTCTGGTAATGGTATAAATATCAGTGAAACTAGTATTGACGTTTTAAGCGGTGTAAGACTTAAGGGAGACGAAGTCATAAAAATAGAAAATGGATTAAAAGAAAGTAAGCTGCTGCTTTTAGAAGGAGAACCAATAGGAGAGCCTGTTAAAAGTTATGGGCCATTTGTTATGAATACAGAAGAAGAAATTGAAGAAGCTTTTTCTGATTACAGGGAAACTGGTTTTGGAGGATGGCAGTGGCAAAGAGATGATGTAGTTCATCAAAGAAATAAAGGCAGATTTGCTGAGTATCCTGACGGTACAGTTGAATATAGATAAGAATAGGAAAGGGCAAGTTTGCTCTTTTTTATTTTGGCTATGTTTTAAATCAGTGTTGAAAATAGATATATATTAGAAAAATAGGTTATAATATTAGATAGAATAGTGTTTAGGAGGTAGAATTATGCCAAATGTGAAGTCTATATTAAATCATATTGAAAAGTTACCATTACAGCAGAAAGAACAAATACTATCAACTTTAGAAGAAATTCTTGTCCTAGGTTCACAAGTAAGCCAAGTAGAACAAGAAGTTAAAGAATTTAGATTTTCCAAGGGGAAAGTATGCCCAATTTGTGGTTCTGAAACTATATCAAGAAATAGCAAGTATAATGGTAAACAAGGATATATCTGCAAGTCTTGTAAAAAGTCCTTTACTGACTTCACTAATTCTGCAACCTATAAAAGTAAGAAAACATTAGATAAGTGGCTTAAATATGCTAAGTGCATGGTTAATGGATATTCTATCAGGAAGAGTGCTAAAGTTGTAGAAATTAATATAGCAACAAGTTTCTTTTGGAGACATAAAATTCTTGATTGTGTAAGCACATTTTAGGCAAGGGGTATGTTGATGGTGTTATTGAAGCAGATGAAGTATTCTTTACTGAAAGTTTTAAAGGTACAAAACCTTCTAATATGCCAAGACGCTCTCGTAAAATCGGCAAACAAGTTAAGAAAAGTGGTATATCAAAGGAACAAGTCTGTATTACTACTGCTATTGATAGACAAGGTAATTTAATTATGGAATTAGCATGTAAAGGTAGAATTACCTCTAAGGAATTAGAAAAATTATATGATGGACATATAAGCAATGAATCTATACTTTGTACTGATAGTCGTAAAAGTTATATACAATTTGCAAATGATTTATCATTAGAACACAAACGTATAAAAAGAGGTAAACATAAGGAAGGACTATATCATATTCAACATATTAATGTTCTACACAGTAATTTAAGGAAATGGATGAATAGGTTTAATGGTGCTGCAACAAAATATATTAGTAACTATATTAAGTGGTTCAAATGGCTTCAAATATTTGATACACATAAAGAAATAATAAAGGCTAAAAACTTTATAGTTCAAAGCAATGTAGCACATGCATATATCAAAGTAAAAGACTTAAAATATAGAGAGCCAATATGTGTATAACATATGTAATATTTTGTAAATGATGCAATAATAAGTGCTATTAACAACTATAATTAGATTGAATTTTATAAATATGGAGGTTTATAGATGTACAACAATAGAAAATTAGTTCTATATATTGCAACAAGTTTAGATGGTTACATAGCGACAGAAGATGATTCCTTGGAATGGTTGTTTAAAACTGAAGGCGAAGGAGATAATGGATATTTTGAATTCTACAATACAGTTGATACTATTCTAATTGGTAGAAGAACTTATGATTGGATTATTGAAAAAGAAAAAGGTAAATTTCCTTATAAGAATAAAAAGTGTTATGTATTTTCTAAATCAGAAAAAGGTAAAAATGAAAATGTAGAATTTATTAATCAAGATGTAGTGGAATTTACAAATAAAATCAAAAGACTGGATGGAGGAAACATATGGCTTGTTGGCGGTGGTGTTCTTCTAAATTCTTTTATTAAAGAAAGGTTAGTTGACGAATTTATTATTACTATATCACCTACACTAATAGGTCATGGAATACCTTTATTTAAAAAAAATGATTTTGAGTTAGAACTAAAGTTAAAGGGGATAAGGAGATTTAATCAATTTGTTGAACTCCATTACGAGGTGAAATAAAACAATTGATATTTAGTTCATAAATTTCTTATAGTGAGTATTATAGGTGGACAATCCTACCTATAATTTTTTTAGGCTATATTTCAATACTATATTAAAACATAGCTTTTATTTTAAATAAACCGTTATATAAGATTAAGGTGCAATTTAATTTAGTGCTTGAAGTGATTGTGTAGAATAACTATAATTGGATAATAAGATAGTTTTATGACATTGAAAGGAGCGTCTTAAGATATGATTTCTAAAGATATACTAAAGAATAAAGAATATGATTTTATTAAAACTAATAAGCACCTAGGAAAAAATATTATACTTTTAGGCTTGTCTGGAAGTTACTCTTATGGAACTAATAATGAAAATAGTGATATAGATGTAAGAGGAGTAGCATTAAATAGAAAGTCAGATTTAATAGGAATGACATCCTTTGAGCAGTATGTTGATGATAATACAGATACCTGCATATATGCGTTTAATAAAATAATAAATCTTTTGTTAAACTGCAATCCAAATACAATTGAATTACTCGGATTAAATAAAGAACACTACTTATACTTAAATGAAATTGGGCAGGAATTGTTAAATAATAAGAAAATATTTTTATCAAAGAGGGCTATTCACTCATTTGGTGGATATGCAACAGCACAATTAAGAAGACTTCAAAACGCACTAGCAAGAGATTCTTATCCAAAGGAAGAGAAAGAGAAGCACATATTCAATTCAGTGAAAAATGCAGTACATGATTTCTCAAAGAGATATAGTAGTTTTGATGAGGGTTCTCTTAAAATTTACCTTGATAAGTCAAATCAGCCGGGATTTGATTTAGAAATATACTTGGATGCAAATTTAAAGCACTATCCCTTAAGAGATTACAAAAACATATGGGCAGAGATGAGTAATATAGTTAAGGATTATGATAAAATTGGAAAACGCAATAAAAAGAAGGATGATAATCATCTCAATAAACATGCTATGCATTTAATAAGACTGTTTATGATGGCTATTGATATTTTGGAAAAAGGGGAAATTAATACATATAGAGTACATGAAAAAGAATTGCTTTTAAATATACGAAATGGCAAATTTCAAAAGGAAGATGGCAATTTTAGCGATGATTTTTACAGCTTGCTTAAGGAGTATGAAAATAGACTTACTTATGCAGCAAATAACACAAGCCTTCCCGAGGAACCTAACATGACTAAAGTAGAGGAATTTGTAATGAGTGTCAACGAAAGGGTGGTTAAAGATGAAATATAATGATTTTGAAGGTACTATAGAAGAGTTAGTTAATATGAAGCTGGACGAAATAGAAAAAAAGGAAAATGTTAAGATACTTCATGCAGTGGAGTCTGGAAGTAGGGCATGGGGCTTTGCCTCACCAGATAGCGATTATGATGTTAGATTTATATATGTTCGTCCTAGAGAATACTATCTTAGGCTTGAGGATACAAAGGATATAATTGATTGGGAGCTTAATGAGACGCTTGATATAAATGGGTGGGATTTGAATAAAGCACTTCGTTTATTTCATAAGTCAAACTCTACTTTATTTGAATGGGCCAATTCACCAGTGGTTTATAGAACAACACCTAAGTGGAAGGAAATTTACTCTGAAGCTGAAAAGTATTTTTCTATGAAAGCTTCTATGTATCACTATTATGGAACTGCAAAAAGCAACTTTCATAAGTTTTTAGAAGATGACTATGTAAAATACAAAAAGTATTTCTATGTAATAAGACCACTTCTTGCTTTAAAATGGATTGAGGAAAAGTCATGTCCACCGCCAGTGTTATTTAGCACTTTAATGGAGAGTATGCTTAATGGAGAGATGAGGCTACTAGTGAATGAACTTCTTGAGATGAAGAAAACTATGAAGGAATCCGATAAGGGAAAGCGCGTTGATAAGTTAAATGAGTATATTGAAAATGAGCTTACTTATTATAAAGATGAAATTGTAAGGAGAGAAGACGATAGAAAAGCAGAGTGGGACGAGCTTAATGAGGTCTTTATGAAGAATATATTGTAAATTTTTAATAGAAGGAATAAAAGGATTATGATATAAATCATGGTCCTTTTAATTTGCGTTTAAGATTAATAATACAGTTACAAATAGATTTAGATAAAATTGATTATTATTGTAGCAAATCACTCAGAGATTGATCATAGCGGCATTCTTTTTTCTACAGCAGCTATACTGGAAATGATAAGAGGGCTTGAATTTAAAGATAAAAAGGCAGCTGCATTTGGAAGGTATGGATGGGGCGGTGAATCAGTTAAAATAATTACAGAGTGGCTAAAGAAAGCATGCTTTGAAATAATAGATGACGAAATAAGAGAACTGCGGAAGCCTGATAAAAAAGGGAGATTTAAATTAATAGTGAAAATAAAAAAATGTTTAAATCTAGTAAACTTGAATATTTCTGTGGATAGAAGACGTGGAGTAAAATCTACGGCTTTTTATTAGAATTATTCTGCTGGATTTTGTTAAAAATATTCTGCAAAGACATAGAATGTTGTTTGAGTGATAGATGCTGTTGAAAATAATGAAAGGTATTGAAGATGTAAAAGTAAATATAAATTAGAAAGATGCTGTGTGGAAAATCCGAGTGTTAAGGATACAGAAAGGTAGTTGCAAATTTCAACTAGTAATTTATATACTTATGTTGGATATTTTCTATAAATTGTCATGTGAAATAATAAAATTAAGTTGAAGTATAACAATTGTTTGAAAATGCAAAGATTAAATTAGAATTAGATTTTGTAGGATATATTTTAATTATAGAATTTTACTAAAAATTATATTGAGAGTTTTGCAATTAACAAATGGATAATTAAATGATAAGATAATAAGTATAAATAGGCAAATGAAAAAATGATAGGATTATATTGATAATTATATATCATGAATGCCTAGGAATCTATTATATAAAGAGGATTTTATTATGTATATATCAGATGAAGAAATATATATGTTTCAATGTTTTTTACTTGATTGGTATGATAAAAATAAAAGAAATTTTCCATGGAGATATACATTTGACCCATATAAGGTTTTAGTTTCCGAGATATTATTGCAACAAACAAACGTTGATAAGGTTGTTGAGCCTTATTTTAGAATAATTAATAAATATAAAAATATACATGAACTTGCAGAAAGCGAAGATGTTTTTTTAAAGAATGTATTTAAAGGCATAGGTTTATTTTATAGAGCTGACAGATTAAAAAACATAGCAGGTAATATAGTTAATTATAATAAAAAAGTGATTCCTGATAAATGGGATGAATTGATAAAGATAAAGGGTATAGGATACTATATATGCAGTGCCTTATTGTGTTTCGGTTTTAATAAACCGTATGCTGTTTTAGATACTAATGTAATAAGAATATTTGAAAGAATATTTGATATTAAATCTGAAAAGAAAAGACCTAGAGATGATATTAAATTATTTGAATTTGCACAATTACTTATACCCGAAGATAGGTATGTGGACTACAATTATGCTATTCTAGACTTTGGAGCATGTATCTGTACAATGTATAACCCAAAATGTAGTCAATGCATTTTTAGATTTAATTGTGAAAATATTTGACTTGCTTGGGATATGCAGCAGTAAATGTTAAAAAATGAACTGCTAAAAGTGATACTTTAGATGAGTATGAAAACATGTGATATAATTTTCCTTTAAATGGAGGAGGATCTGATGAAATTATAGATAATTTGGGAATAGAAATTTTTAATGGAGAGCTTAAGAAAGATTTGGTAAAAGAAATAAATCTCGTAGGTGGAATAAAAATACTTGATATAATTAGAATCACACTTAAAAGTTTATAGTTTGGAGTTAAAAAAGATACCATTATAATAAAAAGTAAAGTAAAAGAGAGGTTAGTTGAAAATAAGAAATTTAGATAATAGAATAAATACAGTAAAAGAAAAAATGGTACATAGTTGTTTTTTATTAGTTAAAACATAAGTTTTGCTTCGAATAAAAATCTCAAAGTTATAGTATAGTTTTTGATGAACTTGACAAATAGTACATTTTAAGATTATATTTTATTTAAAGTGATTTCATTGAATATTAATGATATAATAAAAAAGATTGTAGTGTATACCAAGCTGCAATTTTTTTTGTATAATTTAGGAGAATATATTACTAAAAGGAGAGAAGTTTCAAATGCACACTCATAAATTTACTGTAGGAAGTCTGTTTGCAGGGGTTGGAGGAATCTGTTTGGGATTCAAAACAGCAGAGTATAGAGGACTGGGATATAATCTTATATGGGCAAATGAAATAGATGAATATGCAGGAGAAACATATAGGCATAATTTTGACCATAATTTAATAGCTGGTGATATTGAAAAGATAGTAGACTTGAATATAATTCAAAGTGAGCAAAATAGATATATAAATATCATGAATGAAGTTGCTACTGATGAAGAAAGGATAAAGTATAAGGTTCTGATAGAAAAATGTGAGGAAGAGAAGCAAATATACAGAGAAAAGCAAAAACAAATTTTAAGTTCGAAAATAGATGTATTAAATGGTGGATTTCCGTGCCAGGCGTTTAGTATAGCAGGAGAGCAAAAGGGATTTGATGACCATAGAGGAAACTTGTTTATAAGCATTATAAAATTAATTAGATTACTTGATTCGGTTCATGGAAAACCAAGAGTATTATTTTTAGAAAATGTTAAAAATTTGATGTCACATGATGGTGGAAGAACATATAAAGTTATAAAATCAAAACTTGAAAAAGAAGGATATATAATAAAAGAAAAGGTATTAAATACAATGGATTTTTCTCATTTACCCCAGAATAGAGAGAGAATATATATAGTTGGATTTTTAAATAAAAAAGATGCTGAAAAGTTCACTATGTTTGATAATATAGGGGAGTTTTATATCAATAAAACAGTTGATGAAAGAGTGAGAGATATTAAGAAAGTTATCGATTATACGTTAACTAAAAATACTGGAGATAAGTATTATTATACAAAAGAAAAATATCCTAAATATTTTATTACAGAAGAAGAGTATGATAAAATTCCAGAAAGTTATAGAAAAGATGTAAGAATAAATTTGGATGAATCAATAACAGAAGAATATCAATTTTATCAACTTAGAAGAGGAATGTATGTTAGAAAAAATATGAGTAATGTATGTCCAACGTTAACGGCTAACATGGGAACTGGTGGACACAATGTACCATTAATTAAAGTAAAGGATGGAATTAGAAAACTTACGCCTAAAGAAACTTTTAAACTTCAAGGCTTTCCTGTTGGTAA is from Clostridium acetobutylicum ATCC 824 and encodes:
- a CDS encoding YkuS family protein; its protein translation is MKKIGVESGLSAIADYLKNEGYSVELLGGNLENNAAKCDSFDAVVTADYNTNMMGFCNTSTKTPIVNASGLTREEVKNMIEQKTSR
- the tlp gene encoding small acid-soluble spore protein Tlp; amino-acid sequence: MKSKPDDRRDNVDRIQQSIDNTIENIHETNEMIENTNREKNKDDLKAKNCRREAALDEFKSEIKDEARAKEKGYK
- a CDS encoding glycosyltransferase family 2 protein, which gives rise to MKVLTVVIPCYNSAEYMDRAIESLLIGDEELEILIVNDGSMDNTSIIADEYEKKYPNTIRVIHKENGGHGDAINTGLKHSKGVYFKVLDSDDWFDKASLKKVLEVLKNMIKDSKSLDMLISNYVYENFSINKSRSINYKGAMPKEKIFTWDSLGHLKSSQNILMHSVIYRTELLRECNLDLPKHTFYVDNIFVYKPLPYVKTMYYLDVDLYRYFIGREDQSVNEKVMIKRIDQQIKVTKILIDCYNPMLLNCKKLRKYMVKYLVMMMTVSTVLLIKDNTEQSLNKKRELWSYLHSKNRKLYFEVNKSFLGLLIQIKGFVGRKIILLGYSLSRKVFGFN
- a CDS encoding phosphatase PAP2 family protein produces the protein MRLMKRIYNYIPEYAIKPLILCVIFNFSVYSGARLFYKDAVFHNLTSYLDNKIPVVPIFTVIYLGSYIFWIINYILISKVNKNVCYRLIMADLLGKLICGIIYIVYPTTNIRPHIVSSGIFVDMLKFLYSVDAANNLFPSIHCLVSWYCFAGIRNCKTIPVWYRYLSLFIAIMICVSTLTTKQHVIIDVFGGVILAELTWQLSYYLQLYKAFKFINQEV
- a CDS encoding ATPase, which gives rise to MATYTIFAGVNGVGKTSIYESIYYRENKNEKRINTDEMVAKIGSWHDNALQIKCARQAVRRINCYIRNDVSFNQETTLSGKSIVKHIKKAKQRGFYIIMNFICVDNVQIAKERVKLRVLKGGHGIEEDTIERRYYKSLENLKKVFHLCNEINIYDNTDKFKHIAYVCDGVIIWKRSFIPEWSRDILK
- a CDS encoding pirin family protein, coding for MKNNIIQIDKLGFQWKGHDPFLYCMHHKDAYPEGNDEMGPRVSLSGRDLGDDFSYKDGFSMYHGASVPGFPKHPHRGFETVTIVLKGYVDHADSSGALGRYGAGDVQWLTSGRGCNHSEMFPLLNTEEDNPLELFQIWLNLPSKDKFVEPHYKMLWAEEIPVIELKDTNKKISTMRIISGSYNNIKSLQPSPNSWAKDENNNVNIFVISMEAGALLELPRISSTLNRTLYYYSGNGINISETSIDVLSGVRLKGDEVIKIENGLKESKLLLLEGEPIGEPVKSYGPFVMNTEEEIEEAFSDYRETGFGGWQWQRDDVVHQRNKGRFAEYPDGTVEYR
- a CDS encoding IS1595-like element ISCac2 family transposase (programmed frameshift), whose product is MPNVKSILNHIEKLPLQQKEQILSTLEEILVLGSQVSQVEQEVKEFRFSKGKVCPICGSETISRNSKYNGKQGYICKSCKKSFTDFTNSATYKSKKTLDKWLKYAKCMVNGYSIRKSAKVVEINIATSFFWRHKILDCVSTFLGKGYVDGVIEADEVFFTESFKGTKPSNMPRRSRKIGKQVKKSGISKEQVCITTAIDRQGNLIMELACKGRITSKELEKLYDGHISNESILCTDSRKSYIQFANDLSLEHKRIKRGKHKEGLYHIQHINVLHSNLRKWMNRFNGAATKYISNYIKWFKWLQIFDTHKEIIKAKNFIVQSNVAHAYIKVKDLKYREPICV
- a CDS encoding dihydrofolate reductase family protein; this translates as MYNNRKLVLYIATSLDGYIATEDDSLEWLFKTEGEGDNGYFEFYNTVDTILIGRRTYDWIIEKEKGKFPYKNKKCYVFSKSEKGKNENVEFINQDVVEFTNKIKRLDGGNIWLVGGGVLLNSFIKERLVDEFIITISPTLIGHGIPLFKKNDFELELKLKGIRRFNQFVELHYEVK
- a CDS encoding nucleotidyltransferase domain-containing protein, which encodes MISKDILKNKEYDFIKTNKHLGKNIILLGLSGSYSYGTNNENSDIDVRGVALNRKSDLIGMTSFEQYVDDNTDTCIYAFNKIINLLLNCNPNTIELLGLNKEHYLYLNEIGQELLNNKKIFLSKRAIHSFGGYATAQLRRLQNALARDSYPKEEKEKHIFNSVKNAVHDFSKRYSSFDEGSLKIYLDKSNQPGFDLEIYLDANLKHYPLRDYKNIWAEMSNIVKDYDKIGKRNKKKDDNHLNKHAMHLIRLFMMAIDILEKGEINTYRVHEKELLLNIRNGKFQKEDGNFSDDFYSLLKEYENRLTYAANNTSLPEEPNMTKVEEFVMSVNERVVKDEI
- a CDS encoding nucleotidyltransferase domain-containing protein translates to MKYNDFEGTIEELVNMKLDEIEKKENVKILHAVESGSRAWGFASPDSDYDVRFIYVRPREYYLRLEDTKDIIDWELNETLDINGWDLNKALRLFHKSNSTLFEWANSPVVYRTTPKWKEIYSEAEKYFSMKASMYHYYGTAKSNFHKFLEDDYVKYKKYFYVIRPLLALKWIEEKSCPPPVLFSTLMESMLNGEMRLLVNELLEMKKTMKESDKGKRVDKLNEYIENELTYYKDEIVRREDDRKAEWDELNEVFMKNIL
- a CDS encoding A/G-specific adenine glycosylase; its protein translation is MYISDEEIYMFQCFLLDWYDKNKRNFPWRYTFDPYKVLVSEILLQQTNVDKVVEPYFRIINKYKNIHELAESEDVFLKNVFKGIGLFYRADRLKNIAGNIVNYNKKVIPDKWDELIKIKGIGYYICSALLCFGFNKPYAVLDTNVIRIFERIFDIKSEKKRPRDDIKLFEFAQLLIPEDRYVDYNYAILDFGACICTMYNPKCSQCIFRFNCENI